The Nocardia sp. NBC_01329 sequence CGGAGGCTGACGATATCGGGCACCCACCGCTGCTGCTGCGCGAGCGTGCCCCGCGACAGAATGGTGGCGCCGCCCAGCCCGGTACTCACCCCGAGCGAACTGCACAGACCCATACAAACACCGGAGAGTTCGCTGGTCAGCACAGCCATCATGCTCTGCTGATCGAAGCCGCTGCCGGAGCGTTCCGCGGCAGGCTTTTCTGTGCCGTCTGTGCCGTCTGTGCCGTCTGTGCCGCCTGTGCCCTTTGCGGCCGCCTGCTTCGCCGCCAGCTGCTTGTGCAGAGCCTCTTCGGCCATGGCACCGATACCGAAATCCGCATACAACTTGCGCAGGACCGGATAGGGCAGCATCTCCCCGCTGTCCAGCGCGTCCAGGTTGGGTCGCACTTCCTTATCGATGAACGTCCGCACCGCGTCGCGGACCATCAGGTCGGTATCGGACCATTCGAACATCGTCGTCCTCCGGTATCACCAGCAGCATTACGGCGTAAACCACCGGGCGAACCCCTCGATTCGCCCGCCTTGTTGACACCCTGCCAGTTCTTGGCGAAGGAGGCACCGGAAACCGGGAAATCCGGGGTGCCGGGCGGGCGCGACCGTTCGCGAAGACATACACGAGGTCTACCGGGGATACGAAACCGAGGAACCCGCCGGAACAAAGGCAAGGTCACCGGCGAACGGTCACCGATACCGAGTAACAGCCGGACACAGACCACACAACCCCTACTGGCGTTGCACGACCGACCGGGCACAGCCACTTCCACCAAACGCGCAATACTCCCGGATCCGCGTGCGATCCAGAACATCGAATGCCGACGCAACCCGCATGAGTCGAGTCTTACGAGACACCCAAAGGGTTGAGGCCGTCTCGCCGTTCAGGCCTCGAAGCGCATGCGCGAAGCGCAAGTCTCGAGGCCTGAACGGCGAGACTTCAGGGCCTCAACCCCCGCGCGCGCCAGCGCGCCGAAAACACAGCCCTCAACCCCCGCGCCGCCGCAGGCGGCGCCGAAAACACCGTCAGCGCAGTGCGCGCGCCAGGTTGGTGTCGAGTGCGGCGAGGAACTCCTCCGTGGAGAGGTACCCCTGGTCGCCACCGACCAGCGCGGCGAGGTCCTTGGTCATCTGCCCGCCCTCGACGGTCTTGATGACGACGTCCTCGAGTGTCTGCGCGAAGCCGATGACCTCGGGGGTGTTGTCCAGTTTGCCCCGGTGCTCCAGGCCACGGGTCCAGGCGAAGATCGACGCGATCGGGTTGGTCGAGGTCGGCTTGCCCTGCTGGTGCTGGCGGTAGTGCCGGGTGACCGTACCGTGCGCGGCTTCGGCCTCACAGGTCTGGCCGTCCGGGGTCAGCAGCACCGAGGTCATCAGGCCGAGCGACCCGAAGCCCTGCGCGACGGTATCGGACTGGACGTCGCCGTCGTAGTTCTTGCAGGCCCAGACGTAGCCGCCCTCCCATTTCATGGAGGAGGCGACCATATCGTCGATCAGCCGGTGCTCGTAGGTGAGGCCGGCCGCCTCGAACTGGCTCTTGAACTCGGCTTCGAACACTTCCTCGAAGGTGTCCTTGAACATGCCGTCGTAGGCCTTGAGGATGGTGTTCTTGGTCGACATGTAGACCGGGTAGTTCTGCTGCAGCCCGTAGTTGAACGAGGCGCGCGCGAAGTCCTCGATGGACTTCTTGAAGTTGTACATACCCATGACGACGCCGCCGTCTTCCGGCATCTGCACGACCTCGTGCACGATGGGCTCGCTGCCGTCCTCCGGGGTGAAGGTGAGGGTGACGGTGCCGGCCTGGAAGACCTTGAAATCGGTGGCGCGGTACTGGTCACCGAAGGCGTGACGGCCGATGATGATCGGCTTGGTCCAGCCCGGTACCAGGCGCGGAACGTTGGAGATGATGATCGGCGCGCGGAAGATGGTGCCGCCGAGGATGTTGCGGATGGTGCCGTTGGGCGACCGCCACATCTTCTTGAGCCCGAACTCTTCGACGCGGGCCTCGTCGGGGGTGATCGTCGCGCATTTCACGCCGACGCCGTGCTGTTTGATGGCGTTGGCGGCGTCCACGGTGACCTGGTCGTCGGTCTTGTCGCGGTACTCGATGCCGAGGTCGTAGTACTCGAGGTTCACGTCGAGGTACGGGTGGATCAGCTTGTCTTTGATGAACTGCCAGATGATCCGCGTCATCTCGTCGCCGTCGAGTTCGACGACGGTGCCTTCAACCTTGATCTTGGACATGGATCTTCGTGTCCTCCTAAGACTGGTGCCCTCATTGCACGGCCAGGCGAACACGCTTGTGAGCGGACCCCAGCTGTTCAACAGACAACGTATACATCCCGCGTTGTCCACGAGACGTCTGGTGTAACCAAGACGAGCGTACTGCTAGTGGTGGTCTCACGGTGCAGCCAGCCCCGGTGGTGAGATCTCACAGGGGTGAATCGCACCACAAGATTACCCGGTGGGCGCATACGCTGATTTCGATCCACATAGGCGCCCGGCTACGATATTCGGCAGGTCATGAGTGCCAGCGCCAAGCCCCGGCTCGCTGGTCGGCAACCCTCCTGCTGCGGTGGGGTGCTCCGGGTGATGACCGGGCTTCCGAGGGCCGGGAGCAAGCGCACGTCAGGAGGTTGTCGATTTGTGCCGGTGCTGGTCGCGTTGATAGCGGCGTTTTCACGACTCGACGAGAAATCCCCCATTTCCCGGAGCAGGATATGACCGATCACAATGTTCCCGATGCGACTGTCGCCGGAGCGACCCGCCGGGCACGGCCGCTCGCTTTCGGTGCCCCCGATACCCGCACCGGCGGGCCCACGGCGGCGATTCATACCTTCCGCGCATCACTGACCATCGGTTCGGCGGAAGTCCCGGCGTGAAGGTAGGCACCGAATCGACCACGGCTCGTCCCGTGGCGCAGTTACCCCCGCCCGACGGCACCCCGGGCCATATCGATATCGGCGAACTCACCCTGGAGAACGGCGCCCGGCTGCCGCGAGTCCGGCTCGCCGTCCAGCGCTGGGGCGAACTGTCGCCGGCCATGGACAACATCGTGCTCATCGAACACGCGCTCACCGGGGATTCCCATGTCGTGGGTCAGCCCACCGCCGAACATCCGCAGGCCGGATGGTGGAACGGGATGGTCGGCCCCGGCGCACCGATCGACACCGACGAGTGGTGCGTCGTCGCGACCAATGTCCTCGGCGGCTGCCAGGGCAGCACCGGCCCGGCCGCACTCGCCTCCGACGGAGTTCCGTGGGGTTCGCGTTTTCCGGAGATCTCCATCCGGGATCAGGTGACCGCGGAACTGAAACTGTTCGATCTCCTGGGTGTGCCCCGGCTGGCCGCGGCGGTAGGCGGTTCGATGGGCGGTATGCGCGTCCTCGAATGGATGCTGCTGGCCCCGCAACGCCTGGCGGCCGCGCTGATCCTCGCGGTGGGCCCGCGGGCGACCGCCGACCAGATCGGCACCCAGACCACCCAGATCGCGGCCATCACCAGCGACCCGAATTGGCAGGGTGGCGACTACCACGGCACGGGTCGAGCGCCGACGGCCGGTATGGGAATCGCCCGCCGGATCGCGCACCTCACCTATCGCACCGAGGTCGAACTGGACAGCCGGTTCGCCAACAGCCCGCAGGAGGGCGAGGACCCGCGCGACGGCGGCCGCTACGCGGTCCAGAGCTACCTGGAATACCAAGCTGAGAAGCTGAGCCGGCGTTTCGACCCGGCGACCTATGTGTTGTTGAGCGAGGCGATGAACCGCCACGATATCGGCCGCGGCCGCGGCGGTATCGAGGCCGCGATGGCCACCACCGAGGTTCCGTGCATCGTGGGCGGTATCGATTCCGACCGCCTGTACCCGCTGCACACGCAGCAGGAACTGGCCGACGGACTGCCCGGTTGCCGGCATTTCGAGGTCATCAACTCCAGCGACGGCCACGACGCTTTTCTCACCGAGGCGGCAGCCATCAGCAAATTGCTCGTCCAGACGATGAACCTGGCCCGCGCCGGACGCTGACTCCCGTCCCGTTCGAGCGGGACGGGACCGGTCAGCCCACGCCGAGGGTGTTGATGGTGGCGGCGAGGAACACGACGGCGCCACCCAACAGCGTCAGCGCACCCACGTCGAACGGTTTGCTACGAACCGCCAGCAGACCGACCCGTACCGTCGGCAGGCACAACCGGAACGCGGCGGCGACAAGGGTGGCGCCACCGAAGAAGAAGGCGCCACGACGCCAGCGGTCCTGCGCGACGAACACCACCGCGATCAACACCACCACCGCCACCACGACCATCGGCAGATGGCAGCGGAAGAAGCCGGCCCAACGGTTGCCGGTGCCGGGATCGTCGTCGGTTCCAGTCGCGGCGTCGGTCACGAGGGCGATTGTTCCAGATCCGGGGTTCAGGTCTGCACGAGCGGTTCGTAGTCCGCCTCGGTGACGCCGAACGTCCAGGAGACGCCCTCCCGCGCGGTCCGGGTGGTGGGCGGCACCCGGAGCCAGTAGGTGCGGCTGGTGCCGTCGGGCTCGGGCGTCGAATTGACCACCTCGACCATGACCTGTACGACGGTTCCTATCGCGGTGCGCTCGGGCCGCGGCCGTGCCAGCGCGCACTCTGTGATTGCCATATCGGCTACGTCCACCTGGAATCGCTGCCGCTCTACGACGTCTTCGCGGGCGGCGTCCTGGAACGAGTTCCCGCTGCCCGGCACGAGCGGGTGGATCTGCCCACACCGGTGGTCCCGGTTCCGGGCGGCACGTCACGCTTGCGCTGACGGCACCGCCCGGAAGCCGGATCAGCGCAGCGCGGCGGTTTCGGCGAGCACCTTCTCCCGATGCTGCTTCCGCAGCGCGGCATGGTGCGGGCTGCGCCGCACGACCAGATAGGCCACACCCAGTACCACGAACCAGATCGGGGTCACCAGCAGTGCCTGCAGGGTGTCGCTCTCCTGGGTGAGCGCCCAGATCAGGAAGACGAAGAACGCCAGCACCGCGTACACCATCGGGACACCGCCGGGCATCTTGAACACCGACGCGGCGTGCAGCTGCGGCCGCCGCTTCCGGTACACCAGGTAGCTGGCCAGGATCATCGTCCAGACGAACATGAAGCACAGCGAGGAGATGGTGGTGACCACTGTGAACGCTTCCACGATCGACTGGCCGGCGTAGAGCAGCACCACGCCGATCAACAGGAACGCACACGAGAACCGCAGCGCGTTGGCCGGAACCTTGCGCCGGGACAGCCGCCCGAACAGCGCGGGCGCGTCACCGTCGCCGGCCAGGCCGTACACCATCCGCGAGGTCGAGTAGATACCCGAATTCGCGCTGGAGGTAGCGCTGGTCAGCACCACGAAGTTGACCACACTCGCGGCGATACCGAGCCCGGCGAGGGAGAACATCGCCACGAACGGGCTCTCGGCGGCCGAGACCTGCCGCCACGGGGTCACCGCGCAGATCACGATCAGCGCGCCGACGTAGAACAGCAGGACACGCACCGGAATCGAGTTGATCGCCCGAGGCAGGGTGCGTTCGGGGTCTTTGGCCTCGGCCGCTGTGGTGCCCACCAGTTCGATCCCGACGAAGGCGAATACCGCGATCTGGAATCCGGCCACGAAACCCATGGGTCCGGTCGGGAAGAAACCGCCGTCGTTCCACAGGTTGGTCAGCGAGGCGGTCGTACCGCTGTCGCCGGTGAAGCCGGTGATCACCATGACCACGCCGGTGACGATGAGGGCGCCGATGGCGATCACCTTGATCAGCGCGAACCAGAACTCGGTCTCCCCGAACGCGCGCACGGTCGGCAGGTTGAGCACCAGCAATACGACGATGCAGACCAGCGCGGGTATCCACATGGGCAGGTCCGACCACCAGTACGAGACGTACCCGGCGATGGCCACCACATCGGCGATACCGGTGACCACCCAGCAGAACCAGTAGGTCCAGCCGGTGAAGAACCCTGCCCACGGGCCGAGCAGATCACCGGCGAAATCGCTGAACGATTTGTACCCGGAGTTCGACAGCAGCAACTCCCCCATCGCCCGCATGACGAAGAACAGGAAGAAGCCGATGATCATGTAGACGAGGATCACCGAGGGGCCGGCGAGCGAGATCGTCTTACCCGACCCCATGAACAGGCCGGTGCCGATGGCGCCACCGATCGCGATCAGCTGGATATGACGGTTCGCCAACTGGCGGCTCAGCTTCTCCGGACCGGCACCCGGATCGCTCACCCCGCTCCCGTCGTCTGGATTACCCTGGCCCTGCAGCACGGCCATATTTCTCCCTCCGGAATGAATCGGACAGCCCATTCGACCACCGGAAACGGATTCCCGCAGAGTGGGCGGGACCACGGTACGCCGCAGCGGCCACCACCTGATTGACTGGTCCGCTGTGTTCCGATTGATGTTCCATGAACCCCGCATACCGGGAAATACCGGCAATGCCATCCGGCTGGCGGCCGGGACGGGCAGCGAACTGCATCTGATCGAGCCGCTGGGTTTCCATATGTCGGAGG is a genomic window containing:
- a CDS encoding DUF3017 domain-containing protein, whose translation is MVVVAVVVLIAVVFVAQDRWRRGAFFFGGATLVAAAFRLCLPTVRVGLLAVRSKPFDVGALTLLGGAVVFLAATINTLGVG
- the metX gene encoding homoserine O-acetyltransferase MetX; its protein translation is MKVGTESTTARPVAQLPPPDGTPGHIDIGELTLENGARLPRVRLAVQRWGELSPAMDNIVLIEHALTGDSHVVGQPTAEHPQAGWWNGMVGPGAPIDTDEWCVVATNVLGGCQGSTGPAALASDGVPWGSRFPEISIRDQVTAELKLFDLLGVPRLAAAVGGSMGGMRVLEWMLLAPQRLAAALILAVGPRATADQIGTQTTQIAAITSDPNWQGGDYHGTGRAPTAGMGIARRIAHLTYRTEVELDSRFANSPQEGEDPRDGGRYAVQSYLEYQAEKLSRRFDPATYVLLSEAMNRHDIGRGRGGIEAAMATTEVPCIVGGIDSDRLYPLHTQQELADGLPGCRHFEVINSSDGHDAFLTEAAAISKLLVQTMNLARAGR
- the cycA gene encoding D-serine/D-alanine/glycine transporter; amino-acid sequence: MAVLQGQGNPDDGSGVSDPGAGPEKLSRQLANRHIQLIAIGGAIGTGLFMGSGKTISLAGPSVILVYMIIGFFLFFVMRAMGELLLSNSGYKSFSDFAGDLLGPWAGFFTGWTYWFCWVVTGIADVVAIAGYVSYWWSDLPMWIPALVCIVVLLVLNLPTVRAFGETEFWFALIKVIAIGALIVTGVVMVITGFTGDSGTTASLTNLWNDGGFFPTGPMGFVAGFQIAVFAFVGIELVGTTAAEAKDPERTLPRAINSIPVRVLLFYVGALIVICAVTPWRQVSAAESPFVAMFSLAGLGIAASVVNFVVLTSATSSANSGIYSTSRMVYGLAGDGDAPALFGRLSRRKVPANALRFSCAFLLIGVVLLYAGQSIVEAFTVVTTISSLCFMFVWTMILASYLVYRKRRPQLHAASVFKMPGGVPMVYAVLAFFVFLIWALTQESDTLQALLVTPIWFVVLGVAYLVVRRSPHHAALRKQHREKVLAETAALR
- a CDS encoding DUF6745 domain-containing protein, coding for MAITECALARPRPERTAIGTVVQVMVEVVNSTPEPDGTSRTYWLRVPPTTRTAREGVSWTFGVTEADYEPLVQT
- a CDS encoding NADP-dependent isocitrate dehydrogenase, encoding MSKIKVEGTVVELDGDEMTRIIWQFIKDKLIHPYLDVNLEYYDLGIEYRDKTDDQVTVDAANAIKQHGVGVKCATITPDEARVEEFGLKKMWRSPNGTIRNILGGTIFRAPIIISNVPRLVPGWTKPIIIGRHAFGDQYRATDFKVFQAGTVTLTFTPEDGSEPIVHEVVQMPEDGGVVMGMYNFKKSIEDFARASFNYGLQQNYPVYMSTKNTILKAYDGMFKDTFEEVFEAEFKSQFEAAGLTYEHRLIDDMVASSMKWEGGYVWACKNYDGDVQSDTVAQGFGSLGLMTSVLLTPDGQTCEAEAAHGTVTRHYRQHQQGKPTSTNPIASIFAWTRGLEHRGKLDNTPEVIGFAQTLEDVVIKTVEGGQMTKDLAALVGGDQGYLSTEEFLAALDTNLARALR